Sequence from the [Bacteroides] pectinophilus genome:
ACCCTAAGACTGCAAAAGGTATCGTTAAGAGGGAGGTTATCCGTGTCGTTACTCCCGGAACTAATCTTAACATGCAGGCTCTTGATGAATCGAAGAATAATTATCTTATGAGTATTGTATACCTTGGCGACGAGCTCGGTGTCTCTGTAGTTGACTTTTCTACAGGTGACTATTTTGTTACTGAAGTCAGCTCTGGCAATATTCTCATTGATGAGATTAACAAATTCGTTCCGTCTGAGATAATCATTAATGAGTATTTCGCAATGAGTGGAATAGACCTTGACCCGGTCAGGGAAAAGCTTGGCATATCTGTATCAGCACTCCCTAACTGGTACTTTGACGAATCGCTGTGCGTAAGAAAGCTCTGTGAGCATTTTCATGTATCAAGGCTTGACGGACTCGGACTTGCAGACTATTCAACAGGTATTGTCGCAGCGGGAGCACTGCTTCAGTATCTTCTTGAGACACAGAAGAATTCTCTTGAACATCTTACAACACTTATGCCTTACACAACCGGCAAATACATGCTTATTGACAGTTCTTCAAGGCGTAATCTGGAACTTGTCGAGACTCTTCGTGAGAAGCAGAAGAGAGGATCACTGCTTTGGGTGCTTGATAAGACAAAGACTGCTATGGGTGCAAGACGTCTGCGTGCGATGATTGAGCAGCCTCTTATCGACCACGATGAGATAATTAACCGTCAGGATGTCATAGCTGAATTCAATGATAATGTTATAACACGCGAGGAGATACGTGAATATCTGAATCCTGTATATGACCTCGAGCGTCTTATGAGTAAGATAAGCTGCCGCACCGCTAATCCAAGGGATCTGCTTGCATTCCGTTCATCACTGCAGATGCTTCCGTATGTAAAAGACCTTATCAAACCTTTTAATTCCGTGCTTATGCAGAAGATATATGAGAAGCTTGATCCTCTTGAGGATATTTATCAGCTTATAGACTCAGCAATAGTGGATGATCCTCCGATAGTACTAAGAGAAGGCGGTATCATAAAAGAAGGCTACAACGCACAGGCTGATGAGCTTCGCAAAGCAAAGACCGACGGCAAGACATGGCTTGCCGGACTCGAGGAGCGTGAGAAGGAGCAGACAGGCATCAAGAACCTGCGTGTAAAGTACAATAAGGTATTTGGATATTACCTTGAGGTAACTAATTCTTACAAAGACCTTGTTCCTGATAACTGGGTAAGAAAGCAGACATTATCTAACGCAGAACGATACACAACCGAGGAGCTTAAGAATCTTGAAGATGTAATTCTCGGAGCTGAGGATAAGCTGTATGCGCTTGAATATGATCTGTTTGTTGATGTCCGTGATAAGATTGCATCACAGGTTATGAGAATCCAGTCTACAGCCAAGGCTATCGCTGAAATAGACGTATTTGCATCCCTTGCTCTTGTCGCAGAGCAGAATAATTATGTGCGTCCCAAGATTAATGACAAGGGACTTATTGACATAAAAGATGGAAGACACCCGGTTGTTGAAAAGATGATAAGCAATGATATGTTTATTGCCAACGATACGCTTCTTGATAATAACGCCAACCGCATATCAATTATTACCGGTCCTAACATGGCAGGTAAATCAACCTACATGCGCCAGACCGCACTGATAGTTCTCATGGCACAGGTCGGCTCCTTTGTCCCGGCTTCATCTGCCAACATAGGCATTGTCGACAGGATATTTACAAGAGTAGGTGCATCAGATGACCTTGCATCAGGCCAGAGTACATTTATGGTTGAGATGACTGAGGTTGCCAATATACTGCGCAATGCAACAAGTAAGAGCCTTCTTATTCTTGATGAGATTGGCCGCGGCACAAGCACCTTCGACGGGCTGTCGATTGCATGGGCAGTTGTTGAGCATATAAGCAACAAGAATCTTCTTGGAGCCAAGACTTTATTTGCAACACATTATCATGAGCTTACCGAGCTTGAAGGAACGCTTGGCGGTGTCAATAATTACTGTATCGCGGTTAAGGAACAGGGCGATGATATCGTGTTCCTCCGCAAAATAGTAAAGGGCGGCGCAGATAAGAGTTATGGCATTCAGGTTGCCAAGCTTGCCGGGGTACCCGATTCTGTAATTGCAAGGGCGAAGGAGCTTGTCAATGACTTAAGTGATGCAGACATCTCGCAGAAGGCAAAAGAGATTGCACAATATGACAAGAAGAAGCCTGATGAAAAATATATCCGCAAGAACGAACTTGAAGTCAATCAGATGTCTCTTTTTGATACAGCAAAGGACGACGATATCGTGGATGAGATAAATTCACTTGATATAGGCAACATGACGCCTATTGACGCACTTAACACGCTTTATAAGCTCCAGAACAAGATTAAGAACCGCTGGGGAAGATAATGCAGACAGAAAGGAAGAACAGCAGTGCCTATTCAGATACTTGACCAGAATACAATCAACAAAATAGCCGCTGGCGAAGTAATAGAGCGTCCGGCATCGGTTGTTAAGGAATTAGCGGAAAATGCAATTGACGCCATGGCTACTGCCGTCACAATCGAGATAAAGGACGGCGGTATATCATTTATCAGAATAACCGACAACGGCTGCGGAATAGATAAAGGTGAGATACCGATGGCATTTTTACGCCACTCAACCAGCAAAATCAAATCCGTTGAGGATCTTATGTGCGTGCGGTCGCTCGGTTTCCGTGGTGAGGCATTGTCAAGTATAGCTGCTGTTGCACAGATAGAGCTTATAACCAAGACAAAAGAGGCATTTACAGGAGTGCGCTATGTAATAGAAGGCGGTAAAGAGCAGAACATGGAAGACATCGGTGCGCCTGATGGGACAACTTTTATTGTCCGCAATCTTTTTTACAATACACCTGTACGACGCAAGTTCCTGAAGACAGCCACAACCGAAGCCGGGTATGTAAGCGCTCTTGTTGAACACCTTGCATTCTCACATCCTGAGGTCTCATTCCGTTTCATCAATAATGGACAGAACAAATTATACACCTCCGGCAACGGCAGCCTTAAGGACATTATATACCATGTAAATGGCCGCGATATTGCCACTAACCTTCTTGAAGTCAGTGCGAAGACGCAGGATATTCAGATATCAGGCTTTATCGGCAAACCGATGATAAGCCGCGGCAACCGTACTTATGAGAATTATTTCATAAACGGACGTTATATCAAAAGCAATATAATAACACGGGCTATTGAAGAAGGTTATAAGGGGTACATAATGCAGCACCAGTATCCGTTCACAGCTCTGCATTTTACAATAGAACAGTCCATAATAGATGTTAATGTTCATCCGACCAAGATGGAGCTACGTTTTTCGCAGAATGAATTTGTATATGATTTTGTGCTCAATGCAATCAGGAATACTCTTTCCGGACGCGAGCTTGTTCCTGAAGTCCGTCTGAGCCGCAGTGAAAATGTACCTGTTAATAAGACACGTCCGGCTGAACCATTTGAAGTTAAGAGAATGGCTGCCGAAGCTGAAAAAGATAAAAAGAACAGTACTGCCGGATTAACTGCTGCTCTTGCAGCCACCGGACACACCCTGAGGCAGGCATATGTGTCAGATACAATCCGGCCAAAGCAGCTCAGGGAAGATCCCGCAGAATATAAAACAACTGCTGCAATTGAACCTTCCGCTGCACCGGCAGCCAGGCCGCCGGAAGCTCCGGTTACTGAGACGTTACAGAAGTCTGCATCCCCTGCACCCGAACAGTTATCTTTAATCACTCCGGATGATACCGCATCAATTCCAAAGCCTGTTCTTGTAGGGCAGGTATTCGATACATACTGGATTATCCAGTTTGAAGATAAGATGTTTATAATGGACCAGCATGCCGCACACGAAAAAATTCTTTACGAACGGACAATGCACAGACTTGAGAGCGGCAGCATAGATACGCAGATAATTGCTCCTCCTGTTATTCTCAGCCTTAATATGCGCGAAAAGGAAGTAGTTTCACAGAATATTGATATTTTCACGAGGCTGGGCTTTGAGATTGAAAGCTTCGGAGGCAATGAATATAAGGTTACAGGAATGCCGGCCACTCTGCCTTCACTTGATGACCGTGAGCTTCTTATGGATATCATCGATTCATTAATGGAGGAGGGCGGTGCTTCATCAAAGCCTGAGCTTATAACACAGCGTGTTGCTTCAATGTCCTGCAAGGCAGCAGTTAAAGGTAACATGAGGATGTCTTTTGCAGAGGCGCAGAACCTTGTAGAGGAATTAATGAACGCCGATAATCCGTATAATTGCCCTCATGGACGTCCTACGCTTATATCTATGTCAAAATATGAGCTGGAAAAGAAGTTTAAAAGAATTGTGTAACTTGTAAATAATGTATTTTTCGTAATACACTCCACTTATATACTTGTAATATAGTTGTGTGGGGTGTATTACTTATATGGCTTTAAATTATATTGATATTCAAATTGATATGAGGGAGTACATATGGGAAAAATTACTAAATCTACAAAAAGAGCCCCGCTTATTGCAGGTGTAGCCCTGTGTGTGGCCGGTCTGATATGCTGTATTATTTTTCTGGTGACATCATTCAAAAAAGCAGATCTGTCCAATGATATGACAAATCTTCAGAATTCCGCATCTGTAGCTGCATCTGAACCACAGTCTGTGCCTTCGATATTTCCAACAGCCAATGTTGATATTCCCCAAAAAAATCTTAACTTTAACGAACTTCAGAAAACCAATCCTGATATATATGCATGGATTTATATTCCCGGAACGTCAGTAGATTATCCGGTACTTCAACATCCTACAGATGATACTTTCTATCTAGAGCACAATATTGACGGCAGTGCAGGACTTCCGGGCTGCATCTATTCTGAACTTCTTAATGGTAAATCATTTGATGACAGGAACACGGTTCTTTACGGACATAATATGCGCAACGGAAGTATGTTTGCAACATTGCACAGATATGCAGATAAAGATTTTTTTGACACAAACAGATATATTTATATATACACTGAAAAAGGTACTTATGTTTACGAGATATTCGCTGCATATACCTACAGCGACATACATCTCTTAAAAGGTCTGGATATTACATCTGACGAAAAATTCGCAGACTATCTTGAGTCTGTTCTTGCAATCAGAGGTATGGGTAACAATATTGATAATTCACTCAATATAGATTCATCTGACAGGATAGTCACACTGTCAACGTGCACCAGCAATGATACCAGACGTTTTCTTGTACAGGGGGTATTGCTTAATGGAAGAGAAAGATAACAATACAAATGAATTAGAAGAGCTAATATTAGAAGAAATTGACATTAATGAAGATCCTGATGAGTCTGATGATTCCCAGAATCTTACTGATAAAAACTCTGCAGCGACAAGGAAAATTCTAATAATGATGATGACGATGATGATACACCTGTAACAATAGCTTCTAATACTACAACTCCTGTTGTAACACCTGCCACAACAACACCTGCTGTTGTGGCACCTTCAACAGCAACATCACCAAAGACTGGTGACGCATTTCCTTATGTTCTTGCACTTGCAGCAATGTGTTTCGCAGGTGCGGCATTATGCATCAGAAAGTCATCAATGACAAAGTAATTTATATACGATAGTTATAGCCGATTTCATTATAAATCACCCACCCGGATTAATGAGTGGGTGATTTTTCATATTTCCAATATATTATCAATTATGTAACAATTTTTTGTAAAAATTTGTTCACAAAAAATTTAAATTCTATTGAAATAAATATGCATTAATGATATGCTTGATGTAAATTGGGAATGATTATTGTGCAATTAGCACAATGACATCCACGGAAGGAGAGAACAAATATGAGGAAGATGCTCAAAAGAGGTGTTGGAATTGTATTGGCAGCAGCATTAGCAATTGCTCCATTGCCAACATTCAGAGCAGCACAGGCATTTGCCGCAGAAGGGATTTCATTTACTGAAGTTGGCGGCTATGCAGAGGGTGCTTATGCAGAATTTACTACAGGACTTTCTGCAAAGGGTTACAATGCATATGTTAAAAAGTCATCACAGGCTGATTCAGCATATGTGAAGCTTGATAATGAGCTTATACGTGTTTATCCGGATTATATCCGTGTAGATGCTGTAGGTCTTGAAGCAGGCGATTACGTTATTAAGATTGTTCCTGTGTATGGCGGAACAGAGAAGCCATCTGAAGCTGCAGCCACTGCAGCGCTCAGCGTGTACAGCCATGACAGAACCGGCTTTGCATGGGTTGATGGTACGGCATCAGGTGCATATAATGAAGACGGAACTCTTAAGAGTAATGCCGTTGTAGTATATGTGACAGAGGAGACAAAGGATACGGTATCTGCAACAGTCAGCGGAACAGTATGCTCAGGTGTACAGAATATTCTTACAGCATATAAGAAGGCAAAGACTAATGCAGCACCTCTTGATATCCGTATAATCGGCAATATTACAGATCCGGCTGTACTTGACAAGGGTGATCTTCTTGTAGATGGTGTACTTGCAGGTCTTACTATTGAAGGTATCGGTGAAGATGCAACAGCTAATGGCTGGGGTATCAGAATTAAGGGTTCGTCTAATGTTGAGGTCCGCAATCTTGGAATTATGAACGTCAACAGTGGTGAGGGCGACAATATAGGACTTCAGCAGAATAATAATCATGTATGGGTTCATAACTGTGATTTCTTTTACGGACATGCAGGAAGTGATGCGGATCAGGTTAAAGGGGATGGTGCACTTGATACAAAGACATCTACCTTTATAACACATTCATATAATCATTTTTATGATAACGGTAAATGTAATCTTCAGGGAATGAAGTCTGAGAAGGAGACTAATTATATTACATATCATCATAATTGGTATGACCATTCAGATTCACGTCATCCTCGTATCAGAACCTGTTCAGTACATAGTTACAACAATTACTTTGATGGCAACGCCAAGTATGGTGTAGGTGTAACAATGGGTGCATCTGCATTTGTTGAGAATAATTACTTTAGGAATTGTAAATATCCGGTGCTCAGCTCAGGTCAGGGTTCTGATAAGGTTACAGGCGGAACTTTCTCAGGTGAGACCGGCGGTATAGTTAAGACATTTAATAACTACATTGAAGGTGCTAAGGCATTTGTAACATATCAGGATAATAATACTGAATTTGATGCATATGCGGTATCATCAGCTGACGAGCAGGTTCCATCATCGGTTAAGACACTCAGTGGCGGAACAGCGTATAACAACTTTGATACTTCATCAATTATGTATTCATACACAGCACAGTCACCTGAAGATGCTAAGGCAGCAGTAGTTGCAAGAGCGGGACGTGTTAACGGCGGTGACTTTAAGTATGATTTTTCCGGTAAGACATATCAGCAGAAGGATGGCAACGGAGTTATGCAGACTGTAACTGCAGACGAGTACTATCATGTTGATGATGAGCTTAAGGCTCTTGTAGTTAATTATAAGACATCACTTGTGGCTGTAGGCGGTAACCCACTTGGTGGTGGCGGAAGCACAACTCCTGTTAAACCGACAAAGCCTTCAGAGTCAGAGACCAAGTCTACTGAAGCTGGGACTGAAGTATCAGGTTCTACAGGTTCAACAGACACAACAAAGCCTTCAACAAATCCTGGAACAACAACAGGAAGTTATGTACATAACTTTACTGCATCAGGTACAACAAGTTCAGTATATACAATAACAGGCAGCCTGGCTAATAAGGGCACCGTTAATTATGCAGGACTTACACTTTCTAAGTGCCTTAAGATGGAGTCTTCTACAAGTATTAAGTTCGCAACTCCATCATCAGGTAAGCTTATTCTTGTATTCGGTGGTTCAACAGCCGCTTCAGGAAAGGCAGTTAAGGTTAACGGAACTAAGTATACATGCGGTTCAGACGGAATTGCTACAATAGATATCAGCGGTTCTAAGGATATTACAATTACAAAGGGCGATTCAATAAATCTGTTCTATATTAATTATGTAACAGAGGGCTCTTCTGAGAATCCAAGCAATCCTGCTACCGAGCCTTCAACTGAAGCTCCTACTCAGAAACCTACACAGGCTCCTACCAAGCCGGCTGACAAGAAGAATGGTCTTCTTAAGAGTGACGATGGCAGCTGGTATTATTATGTTGATGATGCCATAGACACTTCAAAGACCGGTCTTGTTCAGAATAATGATGCATGGTGGTATGTCGAAGGCGGCAAGCTGCAGAGTGATTACAGGGGATTCGTTGAGAACAGTGCCGGTAAGTGGTATGTGGTAAATGGTAAGATTAATACTGATTTCACAGGTCTTGGCAAGGATGGTGATGACTGGGTATGCGTAAGGGCAGGCAAGGCTGACAGCTCATACACAGGTCTCGTTAAGAACAGTGATTACTTCTGGTATGTAAAGGACGGTAAGCTTGATACTTCTTATCTTGGTACAGTAACCAATGACGGAGGTACATGGTTTATTATCAACGGCAAGCTTGATACATCCGTAACAGGAATCAAGAGTGACAAGACTGATTTCTGGTATGTAAAGGGCGGCAAGGTTGATACAGCATTTGAAGGCGTTATTGAACAGGGCGGAAGCTGGTGGTATGTAAAGGATGGCAAGGTTGCCAAGGACTATAAAGGCCTCTTCACTAATGATGCCGGTACATGGTATGTTGCAGCCGGTAAGATTGACACTGATTTCACAGGTCTCGGCAAGGATGGTGATAACTGGGTATGTGTAAGAGCCGGTAAGGTTGACAGGACATATACAGGCCTTGTACAGAGTAGTGGAATCTGGTGGTATGTAAGTGATGGCGTACTTGATACAAGCTACACAGGCATCCAGACTAATGATGGTGGTTCATGGCTTGTAGTCAAAGGTAAGCTTAACACAGACTACACTGGAGAATACACTGTTGATTCTACAACTTACAATATTGTTAATGGTAAGGTAACAGATTAATAAAAATAAAGGAGAGGGTAAAATTATGAGAGCTAAGAAGTTCTTCGCTGCATTCCTTGCTACAGCACTTACTGTGTCAGGGTTTGCAGTAGGCTCTCCGGTTACTGCTAAGGCAGCATCGGCAGAGTTCACAAGTGTGGGTGGATTCAGTGAGACAATCTATGCACAGATATCTGGCGTTAAAGACGCTGATGTTACGGGTGTTTCCTACAGCGGAACAGCTTCCGGAGAACTTACGGGACAGGATCTTGAGTATCTTGTAAGAGACAAGAATGGAGGAGTGCGTGTCGACATTCCGGGAGTAAAACCCGGTACATATACACTCACAGTTACAACAAAGAGCGGGACTATCACAAAGAGCGGCATCAGTGTTGATGCACAGGACCGTTCAGGATATGCACATTTTAATTACACTGCAGGTGTAGGTGCATACAATGATGATGGTACACTTAAGGACAACGCCATTGTTCTTTATGTGACAGATGACAATAAGAACAGCGTTGAATTAACTTACGGCGGAACTACTGTTAAGGGTATCGGTAACATCCTTAACTCAGTAGGTAAGGAATGCGGTGAGGCAGGCCACGAAGGCCAGTGCAAGAAGACATCAGGCAACAAGACAATTTATGCAAAGGCCAACACAAACCAGGGTATCATCCAGAAGCTTGCGGAGAATAATGTACCGCTTGTTGTGCGTTTTATCGGAACGGTAAGCGACAGCGGTCTTTACAAGAGAGGTACTTTCAATGCCAGCACAGGTCTCATTGACGGACTTACAGCATATGACGGGGACGACTTCGGCGGTTCTGTAGGTGATAACGGACATATGGCACGTATCAAGTCAGGCAGGGATATCACTCTTGAGGGTATCGGAACTGACGCAACAATTGACGGATGGGGCTTCCATTTTATGGCGGAGAGTGCACAGCCTGACCTTGGCAAGAGCTTTGAGGTCCGCAATCTCAAGTTCATCAACACACCTGAGGATGCCATCGGCATGGAGGGTGTTCAGGCATCAGCCAATGTCAATTCAGATCTTTCAGCCAGCGTAGAGCACTGCTGGATACATAACAACGAGTACTACTGTCCGAGCATATCCAACCCGGCAGAATCGGATAAGTCAGAAGGCGATGGCTCAGTTGACTTCAAGAGAGGCCAGTACTTTACATGCAGCTATAACTACTTTGAGGGCTGCCACAAGACAAACCTTGTAGGTTCATCAGATTCCAGCCTCCAGTATAACCTTACATACCACCATAATTACTGGAAGTTATGTAAGGCAAGGGGACCTCTTACGCGTAATGCCAATGTCCATATGTATAACAACATATATGAAGGACAGACAGACTATGCAATGAATGTAAGAGCCAATGCGTACATTTTCTCAGAGTATAACCTGTTCTATATGTGCAAGAATCCACAGAGAGTAGATTCGGGTGCAATCAAGAGCTACAATGACTCATTCTCAAGCTGCATCAATGATATGGGCGGAACAGTAGTAGAGAATAAGACAGACCCGGTTGCCAACAGCTGTAAGTTCGCGGCAAAGGGAATTGACTACAGCAGGTTTGATACTGATTCATCACTTTCATATATCCCGACAGGCGATTATGAATTACAGACAAGCATTACAGAGGCACACAAGGCTATCGCATCCAGAACGGGCGTGCTCAAGGAGAACCCTGTAGCTGCCGGGGATGTGTCAATGTCTTCAATATCATATGTACCGAGTGGTGTTACGCCTGTTAATGTAACTGAACTGCCTTCAACACTGACACCCGGCAAGCTTAATAAGACAGTATATGCATTCACTGTCGGCGGTACGGTAGATGTGACAGTTAAGTATGCAGATGATACACTTGCAGGAACAGGTGCGTTGGTTAATGAAGCAGGAGAATGCTTCCTCGTTGCAAGCGGCACGGCAAGGAATCTTCCTGCCGGAACATACATTATCCAGCCATACAACTTCCAGCCGGGTGATGGCAAGACGATGCAGTCAGGAACATTCAAGCAGGTAACGATTGATTCACTTGAGATTACATCAAGTGATCCTAATGCTCATTACCACAAGTATGAGCTTGTTGAGACAATAGCTGCTACATGTACTTCTGAAGGAAGTAAGATTTACAGGTGTTCATGTGGAGATACCAAGACAGAGCCGGTTGCCAAGCTTGATCACACATATGGCGCATGGACAGTTACAAAGGAAGCAACAGAGACAGAGACAGGACTTAAGGTCCGCAAGTGTACTGTATGCGGATGTGAGGATTTCCAAAAGATTCCGGCTAAGGGAACATCAGGCGGCGGTTCTTCAGAACCGGCAGAGGCAGGTGCATATGCACACAACTTCACAACAAGCGGAACATCAAGTTCTGTATACACAATAACAGGCTCAACCACGACAAGCAAGGGAAGTGTGACATACGCAGGACTTACCCTTACGACAGCCCTGAAGATGGAGTCCAAGACAGGCATTACATTCACAGCTCCTTCAGATGGTAAGCTTGTCCTTGTATTCGGCGGTTCAACTGCTGCATCAGGCAAGACAGTCAAGGTTAACGGAGATAGGTATACATGTGGTTCAGATGGAATTGCTACAGTTGAAGTTAAGGCCGGAGAGGTTACTATAACAAAGGGCGATTCAATTAATCTGTTCTATATGAACTTTGAGGCTGACGGTTCATCGACAACGGATCCTACCGAACCTGCTAATCCGGATATACCAAGTGCTGACAAGAAGAATGGACTTCTTAAGAGTGACGATGGCAGCTGGTATTACTATGTTGATGATGCCATAGACACTTCAAAAACCGGTCTTGTTCAGAATAATGATGCATGGTGGTATGTCGAAAGCGGCAAGCTTCAGAGTGATTATAAGGGATTCGTCGAAAACGGTGCCGGTAAGTGGTATGTGGTAAATGGTAAGATTAATACTGATTTCACAGGTCTTGGCAAGGATGGTGATGACTGGGTATGCGTAAGGGCAGGCAAGGCTGACAGCTCATACACAGGTCTCGTTAAGAACAGTGATTACTTCTGGTATGTAAAGGACGGTAAGCTTGATACTTCTTATCTTGGTACAGTAACCAATGACGGAGGTACATGGTTTATTATCAACGGCAAGCTTGATACATCCGTAACAGGAATCAAGAGTGACAAGACTGATTTCTGGTATGTAAAGGGCGGCAAGGTTGATACAGCATTTGAAGGCGTTATTGAACAGGGCGGAAGCTGGTGGTATGTAAAGGATGGCAAGGTTGCCAAGGACTATAAAGGTCTCTTCACTAATGCTGCCGGTACATGGTATGTTGCAGCAGGTAAGATTGACACATCATTCACAGGTCTCGGCAAGGATGGTGATAACTGGGTATGTGTAAGAGCCGGTAAGGTTGACAGAACATATACAGGTCTTGTACAGAGCAGTGGAATCTGGTGGTATGTAAGTGATGGCGTACTTGATACAAGCTACACAGGAATCCAGACTAACGATGGCGGTTCATGGCTTGTAGTCAAAGGTAAGCTTAACACAGACTACACTGGCGAATACACTGTTGATTCTACTACATACAATATTGTTAATGGTAAAGTAACAGATTAACTCTATTGCCAAATAATAAGAGCAGCTCTATAATCTATATAGAGCTGCTTTTTATTTGTGCGCTCTGTATATTTATTTGCTCATAAATCAAAAAGATTGGATTACATTTTGCATGACTATATTACAGAATATACTTTTTAGTACTGGCAATGGATTTTCAGACATATTATGCTGTCGTACTTCCGGAACTGTTATCTGCAACAATTACTCTGCACATATGGGCAGAGCATCAGTAATTACTACAGATACATATTTTAATTTTTTTGATAGTTCTACATGGAACAGATACACCGGCTGCAGTCAGATAAGCTTAAATATACGCATAAAAGGTAAGGCATTAATAAGTATCTATGATGAGACTAATTCATGCCTGCAGACATTTGATGTTCATTCAGCTGACACGTATAATGGTGTTACAATTAAACCGGATACCGGTTGCGCACAGGGGCTTTATTTAAAAATAGAAGCTGCCGATATATGCGATATTGAAAGAGCGTTCTTTTATACAGATGATGACAGCGTTGCAGTCAATGACAGCGTTGCAGTCAATGATATTGAACTTGGCATAATAATATGCACATATAAAAGAGACGAATACATAAAGCATAATCTCAGGCAATTATATGAAAGTGAATTTTTCAACACTTCAAGTCCTTTATATGGCAGGATGAAAATATGTGTTGTCGACAATGCCTCTGAGCTTCCGTTATACGATGATAATAATATCTGCATAATTCATAATGTTAACAATGGCGGTGCCGGAGGATTTACAAAGGGAATTGAATATTTCAGGACTATCCCCGGTATTACCAATGTAGTATTTATGGATGATGATGTTGAATTTGTCAATGAGACCTTCTACAGAATGTATTCGCTGTTATCTCTGTTAAAGCCTGAATATACGGATGATGTTATTCAGGGAAGAATGTTCCGGCTTGACAACCGAATCATTCAATATACGGCCGGTGAGATATGGAATTACGGAGATATCAGGCATGTTGGATTTGATAAAGATATGTCTGACAGATCGTGCCTTAAAGACATGAATACATCATATGGAGAATATGCGGGATGGTGGCTTGCATGCTATCCGGTAAATTTTATTAAAAAAAATCTCCCTATCCCTTTCTTTTTGCATTGTGATGATGTAGAATATGGTATTAGGTGTGCTCGCAGGTTAATAATTCTTAATGGAATTAATGTATGGCACGAAACTTATGAATACCGGGTTACTCCGACTATAATTTATTATGATATACGCAATACACTTTTTGTTAACCACATGCATAATATGTTTGACGCCAATCTGGCTATACAGTCATGGAAAGACCGGATATCGT
This genomic interval carries:
- the mutL gene encoding DNA mismatch repair endonuclease MutL, which encodes MPIQILDQNTINKIAAGEVIERPASVVKELAENAIDAMATAVTIEIKDGGISFIRITDNGCGIDKGEIPMAFLRHSTSKIKSVEDLMCVRSLGFRGEALSSIAAVAQIELITKTKEAFTGVRYVIEGGKEQNMEDIGAPDGTTFIVRNLFYNTPVRRKFLKTATTEAGYVSALVEHLAFSHPEVSFRFINNGQNKLYTSGNGSLKDIIYHVNGRDIATNLLEVSAKTQDIQISGFIGKPMISRGNRTYENYFINGRYIKSNIITRAIEEGYKGYIMQHQYPFTALHFTIEQSIIDVNVHPTKMELRFSQNEFVYDFVLNAIRNTLSGRELVPEVRLSRSENVPVNKTRPAEPFEVKRMAAEAEKDKKNSTAGLTAALAATGHTLRQAYVSDTIRPKQLREDPAEYKTTAAIEPSAAPAARPPEAPVTETLQKSASPAPEQLSLITPDDTASIPKPVLVGQVFDTYWIIQFEDKMFIMDQHAAHEKILYERTMHRLESGSIDTQIIAPPVILSLNMREKEVVSQNIDIFTRLGFEIESFGGNEYKVTGMPATLPSLDDRELLMDIIDSLMEEGGASSKPELITQRVASMSCKAAVKGNMRMSFAEAQNLVEELMNADNPYNCPHGRPTLISMSKYELEKKFKRIV
- the mutS gene encoding DNA mismatch repair protein MutS is translated as MPQYTPMMQQYLETKKEYKDCILFYRLGDFYEMFFDDAVTASRELELTLTGKDCGQEERAPMCGVPYHAVESYLNRLISKGYKVAICEQVEDPKTAKGIVKREVIRVVTPGTNLNMQALDESKNNYLMSIVYLGDELGVSVVDFSTGDYFVTEVSSGNILIDEINKFVPSEIIINEYFAMSGIDLDPVREKLGISVSALPNWYFDESLCVRKLCEHFHVSRLDGLGLADYSTGIVAAGALLQYLLETQKNSLEHLTTLMPYTTGKYMLIDSSSRRNLELVETLREKQKRGSLLWVLDKTKTAMGARRLRAMIEQPLIDHDEIINRQDVIAEFNDNVITREEIREYLNPVYDLERLMSKISCRTANPRDLLAFRSSLQMLPYVKDLIKPFNSVLMQKIYEKLDPLEDIYQLIDSAIVDDPPIVLREGGIIKEGYNAQADELRKAKTDGKTWLAGLEEREKEQTGIKNLRVKYNKVFGYYLEVTNSYKDLVPDNWVRKQTLSNAERYTTEELKNLEDVILGAEDKLYALEYDLFVDVRDKIASQVMRIQSTAKAIAEIDVFASLALVAEQNNYVRPKINDKGLIDIKDGRHPVVEKMISNDMFIANDTLLDNNANRISIITGPNMAGKSTYMRQTALIVLMAQVGSFVPASSANIGIVDRIFTRVGASDDLASGQSTFMVEMTEVANILRNATSKSLLILDEIGRGTSTFDGLSIAWAVVEHISNKNLLGAKTLFATHYHELTELEGTLGGVNNYCIAVKEQGDDIVFLRKIVKGGADKSYGIQVAKLAGVPDSVIARAKELVNDLSDADISQKAKEIAQYDKKKPDEKYIRKNELEVNQMSLFDTAKDDDIVDEINSLDIGNMTPIDALNTLYKLQNKIKNRWGR
- the srtB gene encoding class B sortase gives rise to the protein MGKITKSTKRAPLIAGVALCVAGLICCIIFLVTSFKKADLSNDMTNLQNSASVAASEPQSVPSIFPTANVDIPQKNLNFNELQKTNPDIYAWIYIPGTSVDYPVLQHPTDDTFYLEHNIDGSAGLPGCIYSELLNGKSFDDRNTVLYGHNMRNGSMFATLHRYADKDFFDTNRYIYIYTEKGTYVYEIFAAYTYSDIHLLKGLDITSDEKFADYLESVLAIRGMGNNIDNSLNIDSSDRIVTLSTCTSNDTRRFLVQGVLLNGRER